The segment AATCCATTCAATATCAGGTTAAAAATGATCAGATCAAATCTACAAAAAAAAAGCCCAGACGAGGGTCGTCTGGGCTTTGAAAATATTGTCTGATTTTGGATTATCCTCCGAAATCATCAAATGATACGTTTTCGTCAGGAACACCCCAATCGTCACACATCTTTAATACCGCCTGATTCATCATAGGAGGACCGCAGAAGTAAAACTCGATGTCTTCAGGAGATTCGTGTTTCTTCAATTGCTGCTCAATCACCGCATTATGAACGAATCCTAAGAAACCATCTCCTTCTTTGTCATCCATGTCTTTTTTCTCAATCCAGTTGTCTTCTGGCAATGGATCAGAGAGTACAATTTCGAATTGGAAATTAGGGAATTCTCTCTCTATTTTTCTGAAATCTTCTTCGTAGAATAACTCTCTTTTTGATCTTCCACCGTACCAGTAAGTTACTTTTCTTCCTGTTTTCAAAGTGTGGAATAAGTGGAACAAGTGAGATCTCATGGGAGCCATACCAGCACCACCACCGACATAGATCATCTCAGCTTGTGTTTCCTTGATGAAGAATTCACCATACGGTCCTGAGATAGTTACTTTATCACCTGGTTTTCTAGAGAATACATAAGAAGAACAAATACCAGGATTCACATCCATCCATGCATTTTTTGCTCTGTCCCACGGTGGAGTTGCAATTCTAATTGTCAACATGACGATGTTGCCTTCAGCTGGGTGGTTGGCCATTGAATATGCTCTGAAGATTTCTTCATCATTCTTCATCTTCAAATCCCAAATCCCAAATTTGTCCCAATCTTCTTTGAATTTTTCTGGACCAG is part of the Reichenbachiella agarivorans genome and harbors:
- the nqrF gene encoding NADH:ubiquinone reductase (Na(+)-transporting) subunit F, with translation MSFIIFTSIVAFTLVILLLVFVLLFAQSKLVQSGDVNITINGDTSNPVVTSAGSTLLSTLSGQKIFLPSACGGGGTCAMCKCKVIEGGGDVLPTEVGHLSRTEQKEHVRLACQVKVKNDMTIEIPEEIFGIKKWECEVVSNYNVATFIKAFIVRLPPGETLHFEAGGYIQVDVPKCEVDFSKDIDISPDPSDPAGPEKFKEDWDKFGIWDLKMKNDEEIFRAYSMANHPAEGNIVMLTIRIATPPWDRAKNAWMDVNPGICSSYVFSRKPGDKVTISGPYGEFFIKETQAEMIYVGGGAGMAPMRSHLFHLFHTLKTGRKVTYWYGGRSKRELFYEEDFRKIEREFPNFQFEIVLSDPLPEDNWIEKKDMDDKEGDGFLGFVHNAVIEQQLKKHESPEDIEFYFCGPPMMNQAVLKMCDDWGVPDENVSFDDFGG